Proteins from a single region of Streptomyces glaucescens:
- the folP gene encoding dihydropteroate synthase encodes MLRLGRRQFDPHEPVIMAIVNRTPDSFYDQGATFRDEPALARVEQAVAEGAAIIDIGGVKAGPGEEVTAEEEARRTVGFVAEVRRRFPDVVISVDTWRAEVGEAVCEAGADLLNDAWGGVDPRLAQVAARHGVGLVCTHAGGARPRTRPHRVAYDDVMADILRVTVGLAERAVALGVPRESVLIDPGHDFGKNTRHSLEATRRLGEMVETGWPVLVSLSNKDFVGETLDRPVKERVIGTLATTAVSAWLGAQVYRVHEVAETRQVLDMVASIAGHRPPAVARRGLA; translated from the coding sequence ATGCTCAGGCTGGGCAGGCGGCAATTCGACCCGCACGAGCCGGTGATCATGGCGATCGTCAACCGGACCCCGGACTCCTTCTACGACCAGGGGGCGACGTTCCGCGACGAGCCGGCCCTCGCCCGGGTGGAGCAGGCGGTCGCCGAGGGCGCCGCGATCATCGACATCGGCGGGGTCAAGGCCGGTCCGGGCGAGGAGGTCACGGCCGAGGAGGAGGCGCGGCGCACGGTCGGCTTCGTGGCCGAGGTGCGGCGGCGCTTCCCGGACGTGGTGATCAGCGTGGACACCTGGCGGGCCGAGGTCGGCGAGGCCGTCTGCGAGGCGGGCGCGGATCTGCTGAACGACGCGTGGGGCGGGGTGGACCCGCGCCTGGCGCAGGTCGCGGCGCGCCACGGGGTGGGCCTGGTGTGCACCCACGCGGGTGGCGCGCGGCCGCGGACCCGGCCGCACCGGGTGGCGTACGACGACGTCATGGCCGACATCCTGCGGGTGACCGTGGGGCTGGCCGAGCGTGCGGTGGCGCTGGGCGTGCCGAGGGAGTCGGTGCTGATCGACCCGGGGCACGACTTCGGGAAGAACACACGGCACAGCCTGGAGGCGACCCGGCGGCTCGGCGAGATGGTGGAGACCGGGTGGCCGGTGCTGGTGTCGCTGTCCAACAAGGACTTCGTCGGGGAGACGCTGGACCGGCCGGTGAAGGAGCGGGTGATCGGCACGCTCGCGACGACCGCGGTGTCCGCGTGGCTGGGCGCGCAGGTGTACCGCGTCCACGAGGTCGCCGAGACCCGTCAGGTGCTCGACATGGTCGCCTCGATCGCCGGGCACCGCCCGCCGGCGGTGGCCCGCCGCGGCCTGGCCTGA
- a CDS encoding DivIVA domain-containing protein: MFLFLVVALAVVVAAVTLAVVGGGEQAPLPEAAPDRLYDPLPPDRPVTRADIDALRFPLAARGYRMSDVDDALNRLAAELAERDARIADLESALTGARTAAAGRVRVEKTDQPGEEGDQ; encoded by the coding sequence ATGTTCTTGTTCCTGGTCGTCGCGCTCGCCGTCGTGGTCGCCGCGGTGACCCTCGCCGTGGTGGGCGGCGGCGAACAGGCCCCGCTGCCCGAGGCGGCGCCCGACCGGCTGTACGACCCGCTGCCGCCGGACCGCCCGGTCACCCGCGCGGACATCGACGCCCTGCGCTTCCCGCTCGCCGCCCGCGGCTACCGGATGAGCGACGTCGACGACGCCCTGAACCGCCTCGCCGCCGAACTCGCCGAGCGCGACGCCCGGATCGCCGACCTGGAGTCCGCCCTGACCGGCGCGCGCACGGCCGCCGCGGGCCGCGTCCGCGTGGAGAAGACCGACCAGCCGGGGGAGGAGGGCGACCAGTGA
- a CDS encoding DNA-3-methyladenine glycosylase I: MPGPDGAPRCPWALSAPDYLAYHDQEWGRPVHGDDALFERLCLEAFQSGLSWITILRRRPGFRTAFAGFRIAEVARFTDADRERLLADPGIIRNRAKIDATLANARVLAGWAPGELDELIWSYAPDPAGRPVPKVLADVPAITPESTALSKALKKRGLRFVGPTTAYALMQACGLVDDHLAACAARRAS, from the coding sequence CTGCCCGGCCCGGACGGCGCCCCGCGCTGCCCCTGGGCGCTCTCCGCACCCGACTACCTCGCCTACCACGACCAGGAGTGGGGCCGCCCCGTCCACGGCGACGACGCGCTCTTCGAACGGCTCTGCCTGGAGGCCTTCCAGTCCGGTCTGTCCTGGATCACCATCCTGCGCCGCCGCCCGGGCTTCCGCACCGCCTTCGCCGGCTTCCGGATCGCCGAGGTCGCCCGCTTCACCGACGCCGACCGCGAACGCCTGCTCGCCGACCCCGGCATCATCCGCAACCGCGCCAAGATCGACGCCACGCTCGCCAACGCGCGCGTCCTGGCCGGCTGGGCGCCCGGCGAGCTGGACGAGCTGATCTGGTCCTACGCCCCCGACCCGGCCGGCCGCCCGGTCCCGAAGGTCCTCGCCGACGTCCCGGCGATCACCCCGGAGTCCACGGCCCTGTCGAAGGCGCTGAAGAAGCGCGGCCTGCGTTTCGTCGGCCCCACGACGGCGTACGCGCTGATGCAGGCGTGCGGCCTGGTCGACGATCACCTGGCAGCCTGCGCCGCCAGGAGAGCCTCCTAG
- a CDS encoding enoyl-CoA hydratase/isomerase family protein, with the protein MADTVLYEVTDGLATITLNRPEAMNALNIATKVALREAVQSAAADDAVRAVLLTAAGERAFCVGQDLKEHIGLLAADREAGEGQTMSTVREHYNPIARALVGMRKPVVAGVNGVAAGAGFGFALAADYRVVADTASFNTSFAGVALTADSGISWTLPRVVGPGRAADLLFFPRSVKAQEAYELGIANRVVPAAELRAEAEKVARELAEGPTVAYAALKESMAYALTHTFDEALEKEDELQGRAGASEDHAIAVRAFVNKEKPRYLGR; encoded by the coding sequence ATGGCCGACACCGTGCTCTACGAGGTGACCGACGGGCTCGCGACGATCACGCTGAACCGCCCGGAGGCGATGAACGCGCTGAACATCGCGACCAAGGTCGCGCTCCGGGAGGCGGTGCAGTCCGCGGCGGCCGACGACGCCGTCCGCGCGGTGCTGCTGACCGCCGCCGGGGAGCGGGCGTTCTGCGTGGGCCAGGACCTCAAGGAGCACATCGGGCTGCTGGCCGCCGACCGGGAGGCCGGCGAGGGACAGACCATGAGCACCGTACGGGAGCACTACAACCCGATCGCGCGCGCACTGGTCGGCATGCGCAAGCCCGTGGTCGCGGGTGTGAACGGGGTCGCGGCCGGGGCCGGCTTCGGGTTCGCGCTCGCCGCCGACTACCGGGTGGTGGCGGACACCGCTTCGTTCAACACCTCCTTCGCCGGGGTCGCGCTCACCGCGGACTCCGGGATCTCCTGGACCCTGCCGCGGGTCGTGGGCCCCGGCCGCGCCGCCGACCTGCTGTTCTTTCCGCGCAGCGTGAAGGCGCAGGAGGCGTACGAGCTGGGCATCGCCAACCGGGTGGTGCCGGCCGCCGAGCTGCGCGCCGAGGCGGAGAAGGTGGCCCGCGAGCTGGCCGAGGGACCGACGGTGGCGTACGCGGCGCTGAAGGAGTCCATGGCGTACGCGCTCACCCACACCTTCGACGAGGCGCTGGAGAAGGAGGACGAGCTCCAGGGGCGGGCCGGGGCCTCCGAGGACCACGCGATCGCGGTGCGGGCGTTCGTGAACAAGGAGAAGCCCAGGTACCTGGGCCGGTGA
- a CDS encoding DUF3117 domain-containing protein yields the protein MAAMKPRTGDGPLEVTKEGRGIVMRVPLEGGGRLVVELTPDEADALGDALKKVVG from the coding sequence ATGGCGGCCATGAAGCCGCGAACGGGTGACGGCCCGCTCGAGGTGACCAAGGAGGGGCGGGGCATCGTCATGCGCGTTCCGCTCGAAGGCGGCGGTCGGCTCGTCGTCGAGCTGACCCCGGACGAGGCCGACGCGCTCGGCGACGCCCTCAAGAAGGTCGTGGGCTGA
- a CDS encoding O-methyltransferase: MCGFPTPTDTVTPRQPWGQERVITANRQTSWAFADAYVAEDEALHWARERAREAGLRPVAPGTGAALRMLAASVDAKAVAEIGTGTGVSGIHLLHGMRPDGVLTTVDTEPEHQQFARQAFRASGFASNRARFIPGRALEVLPRLADSGYDLVFCDGDRLEVLDYLDESLRLLRPGGLVVFEGVFAHGRTVDSGPQPTEVVRLRELLRAVRESQELVPSLLPVGDGLLCAVKRPDAGRP, from the coding sequence ATCTGCGGGTTCCCGACGCCAACGGATACAGTCACGCCGAGGCAACCGTGGGGACAGGAGAGGGTCATTACCGCCAACCGGCAGACGAGCTGGGCGTTCGCCGACGCCTATGTCGCCGAGGACGAAGCGCTGCACTGGGCCCGCGAGCGGGCACGTGAGGCAGGGCTGCGCCCGGTGGCGCCCGGTACGGGCGCCGCGCTGCGGATGCTGGCCGCCTCCGTGGACGCCAAGGCGGTCGCGGAGATCGGCACCGGCACCGGCGTCTCCGGGATCCACCTGCTGCACGGCATGCGCCCCGACGGCGTGCTGACCACCGTCGACACCGAGCCGGAGCACCAGCAGTTCGCCCGGCAGGCGTTCCGCGCCTCCGGGTTCGCCAGCAACCGGGCCCGGTTCATCCCGGGCCGGGCGCTGGAGGTGCTGCCCCGGCTGGCGGACTCCGGCTACGACCTGGTCTTCTGCGACGGCGACCGGCTGGAGGTGCTGGACTACCTCGACGAATCGTTGCGTCTGCTGCGGCCGGGCGGCCTGGTGGTCTTCGAGGGCGTCTTCGCCCACGGCCGCACGGTGGACTCGGGGCCGCAGCCGACCGAGGTGGTGCGGCTGCGCGAGCTGCTGCGCGCGGTGCGCGAGAGCCAGGAGCTGGTGCCGTCGCTGCTGCCGGTGGGGGACGGGCTCCTGTGCGCCGTCAAACGCCCGGACGCCGGGCGCCCGTGA
- the sigE gene encoding RNA polymerase sigma factor SigE, translating to MLRRFLGSAGRPKSVNDTADHSHADGYAQTATFSTDADGQAWTPPTWEEIVSTHSGRVYRLAYRLTGNQHDAEDLTQEVFVRVFRSLSTYTPGTFEGWLHRITTNLFLDMVRRKQRIRFDALGDDAAERLPSREPSPQQVLNDAHFDADVQQALDTLAPEFRAAVVLCDIEGLSYEEIAATLGVKLGTVRSRIHRGRSQLRKALAHRSPEARAERRSFLARVPALGGGGASA from the coding sequence GTGCTCCGGCGCTTCCTCGGGTCGGCGGGCAGGCCGAAATCCGTGAACGACACCGCTGACCACAGCCACGCCGACGGGTACGCCCAGACCGCGACCTTCTCCACCGACGCGGACGGGCAGGCGTGGACTCCGCCCACCTGGGAGGAGATCGTCAGCACGCACAGCGGCCGCGTCTACCGGCTGGCGTACCGCCTCACCGGCAACCAGCACGACGCCGAGGACCTGACCCAGGAAGTCTTCGTCCGGGTCTTCCGCTCCCTGTCGACGTACACCCCGGGGACCTTCGAGGGCTGGCTGCACCGCATCACCACCAACCTCTTCCTCGACATGGTCCGCCGCAAGCAGCGCATCCGCTTCGACGCCCTCGGCGACGACGCGGCCGAGCGCCTGCCCAGCCGCGAGCCCTCCCCGCAGCAGGTCCTCAACGACGCGCACTTCGACGCCGACGTCCAGCAGGCCCTCGACACCCTGGCGCCCGAGTTCCGCGCCGCGGTCGTGCTCTGCGACATCGAGGGACTCTCCTACGAGGAGATCGCCGCCACCCTCGGCGTGAAGCTCGGCACCGTCCGCTCCCGGATCCACCGCGGCCGCTCCCAGCTGCGCAAGGCGCTCGCCCACCGCTCGCCCGAGGCACGCGCCGAGCGCCGGTCCTTCCTCGCCCGTGTCCCCGCACTGGGAGGAGGGGGCGCGTCCGCGTGA
- a CDS encoding anti-sigma factor family protein, whose amino-acid sequence MSGSRPKPAEGHLAEQHLGDRLAALVDGELGHDARERVLAHVATCPKCKAEVDAQRRLKNVFAEAAPPPPSESLLARLQGLPGGSGPDSGDSPPGGPLGGFAGRPGAGGVFGLRRGGERFAFDYVPARPHDPVLPVTAPRGFRIHDVARSDGERASRGRRFAFVAAGAVSLAAIALGGVTTGVPGDPEARGGAGSNVTPLRSPGAGTTTAPDGQRRRSVGPLLAQGVGGRMLGEVPAAPTQLSAPLLPGVTAPAAGQQHGLAHPLTTPVLAGAAAMSPWIRPLGATPPISLTAWSPAPQTGPPGLLAASPGPDPGTEHPAR is encoded by the coding sequence GTGAGTGGATCACGGCCGAAACCTGCGGAGGGACACCTCGCAGAGCAGCACCTGGGAGACCGGCTCGCCGCCCTCGTCGACGGAGAGCTCGGTCATGACGCGCGTGAGCGCGTGCTGGCGCACGTGGCGACCTGCCCGAAGTGCAAGGCGGAGGTCGACGCGCAGCGCCGCCTGAAGAACGTGTTCGCCGAAGCGGCCCCGCCGCCGCCCTCCGAGAGCCTCCTGGCCCGGCTCCAGGGGCTGCCCGGCGGAAGCGGCCCGGACAGCGGCGACTCCCCGCCCGGGGGACCGCTGGGCGGCTTCGCGGGACGGCCCGGCGCCGGTGGCGTCTTCGGGCTGAGACGGGGCGGTGAGCGTTTCGCGTTCGACTACGTCCCGGCCCGCCCGCACGACCCCGTCCTGCCGGTCACCGCGCCGCGCGGCTTCCGCATCCACGACGTCGCCCGGTCCGACGGCGAACGGGCCTCGCGCGGGCGGCGGTTCGCGTTCGTCGCCGCCGGAGCGGTGTCCCTGGCCGCGATCGCACTGGGCGGTGTCACCACCGGAGTCCCCGGTGACCCCGAGGCACGGGGCGGCGCGGGCAGCAATGTGACGCCGCTGCGCTCACCGGGCGCGGGCACCACCACGGCGCCGGACGGCCAGCGGCGGCGCTCGGTGGGCCCCCTGCTGGCCCAAGGCGTCGGGGGACGGATGCTCGGCGAGGTCCCGGCGGCCCCGACGCAGCTGTCCGCACCCCTGCTGCCCGGGGTGACGGCCCCCGCCGCCGGACAGCAGCACGGCCTGGCGCATCCGCTCACCACACCCGTGCTGGCCGGCGCGGCCGCCATGTCCCCGTGGATACGCCCGCTGGGCGCCACCCCGCCGATCAGCCTGACCGCCTGGTCCCCGGCGCCCCAGACCGGCCCCCCCGGTCTGCTCGCCGCCTCGCCCGGCCCCGACCCGGGCACCGAGCACCCCGCTCGCTGA